Proteins co-encoded in one Leptospira levettii genomic window:
- a CDS encoding YbjN domain-containing protein, whose protein sequence is MRFFVSSLLFFSLFFSLGAQSVKGKETELASKSVTLHYKVEKNLLKKLLVELGYKILSDEDKLLIVSYQDYKVGLVSGNDSSIQFYSSFNTDKKNKIELANKWNQKMRYSRSYMDADGRLILESDFDYSGGVSEEGIKEFLQKFQILNSQFSTLLILAE, encoded by the coding sequence GTGAGATTTTTTGTTTCATCCCTTTTGTTTTTCTCTTTATTTTTTAGCTTGGGTGCTCAGTCAGTCAAAGGAAAGGAAACAGAATTAGCTTCTAAGTCTGTCACCTTACATTACAAAGTCGAAAAGAATTTGCTCAAAAAACTTTTGGTAGAATTAGGTTATAAAATTTTGAGTGATGAAGATAAACTTCTGATCGTATCCTACCAAGATTATAAGGTAGGACTTGTCTCCGGCAATGACTCATCCATTCAATTTTATTCATCGTTCAACACAGATAAAAAAAATAAAATCGAATTAGCCAATAAATGGAATCAGAAAATGCGGTATTCAAGAAGTTATATGGATGCTGATGGCCGGCTCATATTGGAGAGTGATTTTGATTATTCGGGTGGTGTGAGTGAGGAAGGGATTAAAGAATTTTTACAAAAATTCCAAATCTTAAACTCTCAGTTTAGTACACTACTGATTTTAGCGGAATAA
- a CDS encoding ROK family protein, giving the protein MNQAIGVDIGGGSIRVSLFNQKGEELKSNHKKTPDHLDNDSFLSVLIDAIQPLAKECMGIGVGSPGPLNNETGVLLKSANMIGLNNLPIKSSLEKKFSLPVFYENDANCAALGEAIFGNYKDCESQLILTLGTGIGGGFVSNGKLYSGYLGNGIEIGHTTSVIGGAICGCGVRGCVESYFSTIGFLNRYLEKTNSKLSNAEVFFQLVKNGDSAAKEILEFGTTALAHAVRGAVHLLNPEAVVFVGGITKSYDLFGSALETEIRSSIFPVLNERLKLGPGGNVSGTLGAASLVFAKEKI; this is encoded by the coding sequence TTGAATCAGGCAATTGGTGTTGATATTGGTGGTGGGAGTATCAGAGTTTCTCTCTTTAATCAAAAAGGGGAAGAACTGAAGTCCAATCACAAAAAAACACCAGACCACTTAGACAATGATTCGTTTTTATCCGTTTTAATTGATGCCATCCAACCTTTGGCAAAAGAATGTATGGGGATTGGTGTTGGTTCCCCTGGCCCACTCAATAATGAAACAGGTGTTTTGCTGAAAAGTGCCAATATGATTGGTCTAAACAACCTACCCATCAAATCTTCCTTAGAAAAAAAATTTTCTCTTCCCGTATTTTACGAAAATGATGCAAACTGTGCAGCATTAGGAGAAGCAATTTTTGGTAACTACAAAGACTGTGAGTCCCAACTGATCCTAACTTTAGGTACAGGAATTGGTGGCGGGTTTGTTTCAAATGGCAAATTGTATTCAGGGTATTTAGGCAATGGAATTGAAATTGGTCATACCACTTCTGTCATTGGTGGAGCAATTTGCGGGTGTGGAGTGAGAGGTTGTGTCGAAAGTTATTTTTCTACGATAGGATTTCTCAATCGTTATTTAGAAAAAACAAATTCCAAATTATCCAATGCTGAAGTTTTTTTCCAATTGGTAAAAAATGGAGACTCCGCGGCAAAGGAAATATTAGAATTTGGAACCACGGCACTTGCGCATGCAGTTCGCGGAGCCGTGCATCTACTCAATCCAGAGGCAGTCGTTTTTGTGGGTGGGATTACCAAGTCTTATGATTTATTTGGAAGTGCATTGGAAACAGAAATTCGCTCTTCCATCTTCCCCGTGTTAAATGAAAGATTAAAATTAGGGCCAGGTGGGAATGTATCTGGAACGTTAGGTGCAGCATCTCTAGTATTCGCAAAGGAAAAAATTTAA
- a CDS encoding histidine triad nucleotide-binding protein: MENCIFCKIIKGEIPAKKEYESDSIFVFHDITPQAPIHLLIIPKVHINSMNEISSLDPKVIQEIFQVIPKLAEKNGIHEKGYRLVNNCGSHGGQTVGHLHFHLLGGRHLQWPPG, from the coding sequence ATGGAAAACTGTATTTTTTGTAAAATCATAAAAGGTGAAATCCCTGCCAAAAAAGAATATGAATCTGATTCTATCTTTGTATTTCACGATATCACCCCCCAAGCGCCAATTCACCTACTCATTATTCCCAAAGTCCATATCAATAGTATGAATGAAATTTCGTCATTGGATCCAAAGGTAATCCAAGAAATCTTCCAGGTGATTCCAAAACTTGCTGAAAAAAATGGAATCCATGAAAAAGGATATCGTCTCGTCAATAACTGCGGAAGCCATGGTGGCCAAACAGTTGGACACCTCCACTTCCATCTATTAGGCGGAAGGCATTTACAATGGCCACCAGGGTAA
- a CDS encoding VOC family protein, with protein MSRPFKVLGIQQVAIGGESKEKLSKFWVEVMGLTKVSDYKSEKENVDEDILSMGNGPYKVEIDLMQPIDPNKSPKVHDPKLNHIGLWIDHLEACVEYLTKQGVRFTPGGIRKGAAGYNVCFIHPKGNEEFPLCSEGVLVELVQAPEDVIKALG; from the coding sequence ATGTCACGTCCATTTAAAGTATTAGGAATCCAACAAGTTGCGATTGGTGGAGAATCAAAAGAAAAATTATCAAAATTCTGGGTTGAAGTAATGGGACTTACAAAAGTATCCGATTACAAAAGTGAAAAAGAAAATGTTGATGAGGACATCCTTTCTATGGGGAATGGCCCTTACAAAGTAGAAATTGATCTGATGCAACCGATTGATCCAAACAAAAGTCCCAAAGTACACGATCCAAAACTCAATCACATTGGCCTTTGGATTGATCATTTAGAAGCCTGTGTAGAATACCTCACCAAACAAGGTGTTAGGTTCACTCCTGGCGGAATTCGAAAAGGGGCTGCGGGGTATAATGTTTGTTTCATCCACCCGAAAGGAAACGAAGAGTTCCCACTTTGTAGTGAAGGGGTACTTGTTGAATTAGTGCAAGCTCCAGAGGATGTGATCAAAGCGCTAGGTTAA
- a CDS encoding ABC transporter ATP-binding protein produces MLLRVHNLTKRFGNEEAVSSVSFDVNQGDYVAIIGPSGSGKTTLLSMLTGMLSPTEGDILYDQIKLSQISKQELAEIRARDLGLVFQFSELVGNLTIKENILLPALFTKKFSNDDYIRKCDYLIDHLKLGDIQNSLPRTLSGGQIQKAAIARSLINDPAILFADEPSGDLDPENSYLVQLLLNEYNKRNHSIILVTHDMKLAFDAQTVYEMKNGRFEQVIKGE; encoded by the coding sequence ATGTTACTCCGTGTCCACAATCTCACCAAACGTTTTGGAAACGAAGAGGCAGTGAGTTCAGTCAGTTTCGATGTGAACCAGGGAGATTATGTTGCCATCATCGGTCCCTCCGGTTCCGGAAAAACAACTCTCCTTTCGATGTTAACAGGAATGTTATCTCCAACAGAAGGGGACATTTTGTACGACCAAATCAAACTCTCGCAGATTTCCAAACAGGAACTAGCGGAAATTAGAGCTCGTGACCTGGGACTCGTGTTTCAATTTTCAGAGTTAGTCGGGAACCTAACCATCAAAGAAAATATCCTACTCCCTGCTTTGTTTACTAAAAAATTTTCGAATGATGATTATATCCGTAAATGTGATTACCTCATCGATCACCTAAAATTAGGTGACATCCAAAATTCATTGCCTAGGACTTTGTCAGGGGGACAAATCCAAAAAGCAGCTATTGCTCGTTCTCTCATCAATGATCCTGCGATCCTGTTTGCGGATGAACCTTCTGGGGATTTGGATCCCGAAAATAGTTATTTAGTCCAATTATTACTCAATGAATACAATAAACGAAATCATTCGATCATACTTGTCACACATGATATGAAACTTGCTTTTGATGCCCAAACCGTTTATGAAATGAAAAACGGAAGGTTCGAACAAGTGATCAAGGGCGAGTGA
- a CDS encoding lipocalin family protein, giving the protein MEGNLYFNQKWKVLCFYILIVTFFQCSPSLIPNDKNSSNSENPFLPFLSVSLGTYLSPSRFDVFAEKNIDWNRFLGTWYEIKRIDNPFQSGLTNVSAEYSLREDGNIRVKNQGTSANGPITIEGVALLPDPNLGKLKVSFLYPIFFGDYLILKVDRQGYQTALIGGPESNFLWIFAREKTIPQSIETEYILYAQTIGYDTNRLQKF; this is encoded by the coding sequence ATGGAAGGGAATTTATATTTCAACCAAAAATGGAAAGTTTTGTGTTTCTATATTTTAATCGTAACATTTTTCCAATGTTCTCCATCACTTATTCCAAATGATAAAAATTCGTCAAATTCCGAAAACCCATTCCTTCCATTCCTTTCTGTTAGTTTAGGAACTTACCTTTCTCCTTCGCGTTTTGATGTCTTTGCAGAAAAAAATATAGATTGGAATCGATTTTTAGGAACATGGTATGAGATCAAACGGATTGACAATCCATTCCAATCTGGACTTACCAATGTCTCTGCCGAATACTCCCTAAGAGAAGATGGGAATATACGAGTAAAAAACCAAGGAACATCCGCTAACGGTCCAATTACGATAGAAGGAGTTGCTCTTTTACCAGATCCGAATCTTGGCAAATTAAAGGTTAGTTTTTTATACCCAATTTTTTTTGGTGATTATTTGATTCTAAAGGTTGATCGTCAAGGGTACCAAACAGCCCTAATCGGTGGGCCAGAATCAAATTTTTTGTGGATTTTTGCCAGAGAAAAAACGATTCCGCAATCAATTGAAACTGAATATATACTGTATGCACAAACGATTGGTTATGATACCAACCGTTTGCAAAAATTCTAA
- a CDS encoding lysylphosphatidylglycerol synthase transmembrane domain-containing protein, giving the protein MRKLIFGIIVSGIAIYFLQKNFDISEFKRLEGKVNWWVFPLLILSNLWAFVPFSIRWFHLLEKKITFTQSFTTAIIGVGLNMVLPARGGDLVRLLMNKRDSDLPLTHLLSRIFLEKVMDLGAVVVIGAGALFYMGLGQSKNLSLLLISALVILAMLVGLILVKYFLSTLQKLLLNIFSLIGKQSFYETKLDHHLVEFSEFLQGDKLIKPLAYSLPTWIFGYAITYYLAGMLIGMPIRFPEALLFMFLGGMGVAIPSAPSGIGVFHAAIISGFIILGRDPGEGLVYATVVHLTQFLITTFLACFAYLHWRFLHKKML; this is encoded by the coding sequence ATGAGAAAATTAATCTTTGGAATCATCGTTTCAGGCATTGCCATTTATTTTTTACAAAAAAACTTTGATATCAGTGAATTCAAACGTTTAGAAGGAAAAGTCAATTGGTGGGTATTCCCACTCCTCATCCTTTCCAACCTTTGGGCCTTTGTTCCATTTTCCATTCGTTGGTTCCATCTTTTAGAGAAAAAAATCACCTTTACCCAATCCTTCACTACTGCAATCATTGGAGTTGGATTGAATATGGTATTACCTGCGCGCGGTGGTGATTTGGTAAGACTACTCATGAACAAACGAGATTCGGATTTACCTCTCACTCATCTCTTAAGCCGAATATTTTTGGAAAAAGTAATGGATTTGGGTGCAGTGGTTGTGATAGGTGCTGGTGCTCTTTTTTATATGGGACTTGGCCAATCAAAAAATCTTAGCCTGTTACTCATATCTGCACTCGTCATCTTGGCAATGTTAGTTGGACTAATTTTAGTCAAATACTTCCTATCCACTCTTCAAAAACTTTTATTAAATATTTTTTCTCTGATCGGAAAACAATCCTTTTATGAAACAAAACTAGACCACCACCTAGTTGAATTTTCAGAATTTTTGCAAGGTGACAAACTGATCAAACCTTTGGCATATTCACTTCCTACATGGATTTTTGGTTATGCGATCACGTATTACTTAGCTGGTATGCTTATCGGTATGCCAATACGATTCCCCGAAGCCTTACTCTTTATGTTTTTAGGGGGAATGGGAGTTGCGATCCCTTCTGCACCATCTGGAATCGGAGTATTCCACGCGGCAATCATTTCAGGGTTTATCATACTCGGAAGGGACCCTGGGGAAGGGCTTGTGTATGCAACTGTTGTCCATCTAACACAGTTTCTCATCACAACATTCTTAGCTTGTTTTGCTTATCTGCACTGGCGTTTTTTGCACAAAAAAATGTTATAG